One segment of Sphingomonas telluris DNA contains the following:
- a CDS encoding tryptophan halogenase family protein, giving the protein MDEPKVKRVVVAGGGTAGWIAAYALVKQLAPLIEVTLVESDEIGTVGVGESTIPTCRTFHQYMGIDEREFMRATNSTFKLGISFENWAAEQDRYIHSFGTLGHGTWLADFHHYWLEARRQGWAGEIGDYCFEHQAAAAEKFATSKDATINYAYHLDATSYGQYLRGLAEPLGVRRVEGKIREVRQNAESGDIEALLLQSGETVEGDLFIDCTGFRGLLIEQTLKAGFEDWAEWLPTDSALPVQTESVGAPKPFTRAIAHRAGWRWQIPLQHRVGNGLVFASAFMSEDEARALLAQELEGEPLFEPRLIRFKAGRRRKSWVNNCVAIGLSSGFIEPLESTSIHLIMIAVTRLLQAFPFRGATPAARDRFNEQADREIIGIRDFIVLHYHATERDDSDFWRHCRNMTIPDTLRERIELFRAHAHAYQDSHDLFRVDSWVQVMLGQRQTPASYHHVARLMPEARLREALSSLQANISRAVAGMPTHGEFLQRYMAG; this is encoded by the coding sequence GTGGACGAGCCAAAGGTGAAGCGCGTTGTCGTCGCTGGCGGGGGTACCGCGGGCTGGATCGCGGCCTATGCGCTCGTCAAGCAGCTCGCACCGCTTATCGAGGTGACGCTGGTCGAGTCCGACGAGATCGGCACCGTCGGCGTGGGGGAATCGACCATCCCGACCTGCCGCACCTTCCACCAGTATATGGGGATCGACGAGCGCGAGTTCATGCGCGCCACCAACTCGACCTTCAAGCTGGGCATCAGCTTCGAAAATTGGGCGGCGGAGCAGGACCGCTACATCCACTCGTTCGGAACCTTGGGGCACGGAACCTGGCTGGCCGACTTCCACCATTACTGGCTGGAGGCGCGGCGGCAGGGCTGGGCCGGCGAGATCGGCGACTATTGTTTCGAGCATCAGGCGGCTGCGGCGGAGAAGTTCGCAACCTCTAAGGACGCGACGATCAATTACGCCTACCACTTGGATGCGACATCCTACGGCCAGTACCTCCGCGGTCTCGCCGAGCCGCTCGGTGTCAGGCGCGTCGAAGGCAAGATCCGCGAGGTGCGGCAGAATGCCGAGAGCGGCGACATCGAGGCGCTGCTGCTCCAATCCGGTGAGACCGTGGAAGGCGACCTCTTCATCGACTGCACCGGATTTCGCGGGCTGCTGATCGAGCAGACGCTGAAAGCCGGGTTCGAGGACTGGGCGGAATGGCTTCCGACCGACAGCGCGCTGCCGGTGCAGACGGAAAGCGTCGGCGCGCCGAAGCCCTTCACGCGGGCAATCGCCCATCGCGCTGGGTGGCGCTGGCAGATCCCGCTGCAGCACCGCGTCGGCAACGGCCTGGTCTTCGCAAGCGCCTTTATGAGCGAGGACGAGGCGCGCGCGCTGTTGGCGCAGGAGCTTGAGGGCGAGCCGCTGTTCGAGCCACGCCTGATCCGCTTCAAGGCGGGCCGGCGGCGCAAGTCGTGGGTCAACAATTGCGTCGCGATCGGCCTGTCGAGCGGCTTCATCGAGCCTCTGGAATCGACCAGCATCCACCTCATCATGATCGCGGTGACCCGACTGCTTCAGGCGTTCCCGTTCCGCGGAGCGACCCCGGCCGCGCGCGACCGTTTCAACGAACAGGCGGATCGCGAGATCATCGGCATCCGCGACTTCATTGTCCTTCACTACCATGCGACCGAGCGGGACGATTCCGATTTCTGGCGCCACTGCCGCAACATGACCATTCCTGACACGCTGAGGGAGCGCATCGAGCTCTTCCGCGCGCATGCGCATGCCTATCAGGACAGCCACGACCTGTTCCGCGTCGACAGCTGGGTGCAGGTGATGCTGGGGCAGCGCCAGACCCCGGCATCCTACCATCATGTCGCGCGGCTGATGCCGGAAGCGCGGCTGCGGGAGGCCCTATCGAGCCTGCAGGCCAACATCTCGCGCGCCGTCGCGGGCATGCCCACCCACGGCGAGTTCCTGCAACGCTACATGGCAGGCTAG
- a CDS encoding cupin-like domain-containing protein, with protein sequence MKTTRVITGLSADSLPIQRLIDEGEPAILKGVAADWPLVRKGLEGARAAIDYLASFDAGQPVVGYTGAPEIGGRFFYNDDLTRLNFEAKRVSFREFLNRIAEHLDDRDAPSFYIGSTDLSLFLPGLGGDNGLPADLAPLANHKPMAGIWIGNRTVASTHYDFSNNIACSLVGRRRFTLFPPDQIANLYPGPLEPTPGGQVVSMVDLRAPDFDRFPAFREALEHAQVAELEPGDLLIYPAMWWHNVEALDAFNVMINYWWNAVPRFVDTPMITLKHALLSLRDRPEHEKAAWRELFDYYVFGDAQQATSHLPEHVQGPLGRMDDIRARRLRADILARLNR encoded by the coding sequence ATGAAGACCACGCGCGTCATCACCGGGCTTTCGGCGGATTCGCTCCCGATCCAGCGGCTGATAGACGAGGGCGAGCCGGCGATCCTGAAAGGCGTGGCGGCGGATTGGCCGCTCGTTCGCAAGGGTCTCGAAGGCGCGCGCGCCGCTATCGACTATCTGGCGAGCTTCGACGCGGGCCAGCCCGTCGTCGGCTACACGGGTGCGCCGGAGATCGGCGGCCGCTTCTTCTACAACGACGATCTGACCCGCCTCAACTTCGAGGCGAAGCGTGTTTCTTTCCGCGAGTTCCTGAACCGCATCGCCGAGCATCTCGACGATCGCGATGCCCCCTCGTTCTACATCGGCTCGACGGATCTTAGCCTGTTCTTACCGGGGCTGGGCGGCGACAACGGCCTCCCCGCGGATCTTGCGCCCCTTGCGAACCACAAGCCGATGGCGGGCATCTGGATCGGCAACCGCACCGTCGCCAGCACCCACTACGACTTCTCGAACAACATCGCGTGCAGCCTGGTCGGCCGCCGCCGCTTCACTTTGTTCCCGCCGGACCAGATCGCGAATCTCTATCCCGGGCCGCTGGAACCGACGCCCGGCGGGCAGGTGGTCAGCATGGTCGACTTGCGCGCCCCCGACTTCGATCGCTTCCCGGCCTTCCGCGAAGCCCTGGAGCATGCCCAGGTGGCCGAGCTCGAGCCCGGGGACCTGCTCATCTACCCGGCGATGTGGTGGCACAACGTCGAGGCGCTCGACGCCTTCAACGTGATGATCAATTATTGGTGGAACGCGGTGCCGCGCTTCGTGGATACGCCGATGATCACGCTGAAACATGCGCTGCTGAGCCTTCGCGATCGCCCGGAGCATGAGAAAGCCGCGTGGCGCGAGCTGTTCGATTATTACGTCTTCGGCGACGCGCAGCAGGCGACGTCGCATCTTCCGGAACATGTGCAGGGCCCGCTCGGCCGGATGGACGATATCCGCGCGCGGCGATTGCGTGCCGACATTCTCGCCCGGTTGAACCGGTAG
- a CDS encoding SapC family protein, with amino-acid sequence MSNRVPLDNVEHGSLRVAASASSADDVNQALVVPAEFEEVQREFPIFIRKDQDGKFVSVALLGLDKGENLFVDSGRWTSRYVPATLARGPFFLGLRDSGGQELAVHVDLDDPRVGNDEGEPLFREHGGNSAYLDHVTSRLHMIHEGLASAPGMFATLDELGLVQPIEIDVQLDEGTCYQLRSMFTIGMEQFQALPSDGIERLHRSGFLAPAIFIRSSLPNLNRLVELKKRKLGIG; translated from the coding sequence CTGTCGAACCGGGTACCACTGGACAACGTCGAGCACGGCTCGCTGCGCGTCGCGGCGAGCGCCTCATCGGCCGACGATGTCAATCAGGCGCTGGTCGTTCCCGCAGAGTTCGAAGAGGTCCAGAGGGAGTTTCCGATCTTCATCCGCAAGGATCAGGACGGAAAGTTCGTGTCCGTCGCCTTGCTCGGCCTGGACAAGGGCGAGAACCTGTTCGTCGATAGCGGCCGGTGGACGTCGCGTTACGTCCCGGCGACGCTCGCTCGCGGTCCGTTCTTCCTCGGCCTGCGTGACAGCGGAGGACAGGAGTTAGCGGTCCACGTCGATCTCGACGACCCGCGGGTCGGAAACGATGAGGGCGAGCCCCTCTTTCGCGAGCATGGCGGGAACAGCGCCTATCTCGACCATGTCACTAGCCGGCTGCACATGATCCACGAAGGGCTGGCCTCAGCGCCCGGCATGTTCGCAACACTCGACGAGCTCGGCCTCGTCCAGCCGATCGAGATCGACGTGCAGCTCGACGAGGGCACGTGCTATCAACTGCGCTCGATGTTCACGATCGGAATGGAGCAGTTTCAGGCGCTGCCGAGCGACGGGATCGAGCGCCTGCATCGCAGCGGCTTTCTCGCTCCGGCGATCTTCATCCGCTCGTCGCTGCCCAATCTGAACCGGCTGGTTGAGCTCAAGAAGCGCAAGCTGGGGATCGGCTGA
- a CDS encoding TonB-dependent receptor codes for MSKQGARSLSRAGARDSVRWSLLVGASIIASCSLSATAFAQATTPTTPPESGPEATADDVGGTTAQADNASATPAGDEIVITGVRASLTRARDIKRNSSGVVDAVSAEEIGKFPDTNLAESLQRIPGVSIERRAGEGSTVTVRGFGPQFNLVTVNGRQMATSDLNLVGTDGGDFTRATSRSFDFSNLASEGVSRLEVYKTGRAAIPSGGIGATINIVTQRPLDGSDTGLRGSIGAKALWDTSLDDFKVTPEVSGVVGWSNEADTVGFSFFGAYQKHKGAAAAAISNDWNIAPFSSMPGRGPNTVITNAPSDPNQLVAIPNDSRYDYSEFDRERINLSGTAQFRPVETLTITADVLFAQNKQKEERAEQTNWFNRPFDHVTFDDDDTVATAIFLDEGSGYGVKDIGFEQVYRAVKTKLTSYGLNANWEIVPGLTLNLDGNTSRSKTTPDAPNGTSSTLLGMGAPVVDAHSVDYSGKIPLQDWTLDDVSRGNGNGVLDIGDLGTQVARTATNFQEQKVNQFRADLGWDFGGGARFDIGAAHIKSKMTSTRIQTQQQLGDWGITQVGDIQQFAGDLVDQFCLGCQFDHFHPTDADIAFRGNAVDMYSILSPLYAADRFPLTPGPDDCDATTPGLQPCAPNAVGITSNDFDEVEEKITSIYAQLSWKGELASRPVSVVGGIRWETTKVDSFALQAIPAYIKWDSDNDFSRVISATVGSITSDGEYTNFLPSVDFRIEPMDNLVARVSLSKTLARPDYGNLFASVSANAPNRPTFLGGVATGAGGDPNLKPLVSSNLDISLEWYYAPSSYVSAGFFAKSVKNFVGQGTFDEELFDLRDPSSGAAGSRSGTAVSQLNGLGVPISDVSMFTYTALLIQNGGNVAAADSQFLANYNPTTQQLNQAFVDQVLAAVDVIPDGTDPFFVFAVTRPINNRTGKIYGFELQGQHFFGDSGFGVAASFTKVFGDVDFDRGSPPGTNVFALTGLSDSANITGIFEKWGFSARVAYNWRGKFLSSVNNGGSRNPRYYEPYGTLDFSLGYDINDNFEVTFEGINLLGEDLRTYGRSTRQMFFAQEGHPRFYLGARYRFGGEKAVAPPPPPPPPPPPAPPPPATQTCSDGSVILASDTCPAPPPPPPPPPPAPERG; via the coding sequence ATTGCCTCGTGCAGCCTGTCGGCAACGGCATTCGCGCAGGCCACCACGCCAACCACGCCGCCTGAGAGCGGTCCGGAGGCTACTGCCGACGACGTAGGCGGCACGACCGCGCAGGCGGACAATGCTTCGGCAACCCCGGCGGGCGATGAAATCGTCATTACCGGCGTCCGCGCTTCGCTTACGCGCGCCCGCGATATCAAGCGCAACTCGTCTGGCGTCGTCGACGCGGTCTCGGCCGAAGAAATCGGCAAGTTCCCCGACACGAACCTTGCGGAATCGCTGCAGCGTATTCCGGGCGTCTCGATCGAGCGCCGCGCAGGCGAAGGCTCGACTGTCACGGTTCGCGGCTTCGGTCCGCAGTTCAACCTGGTTACGGTCAACGGACGCCAGATGGCGACGTCCGACCTGAACCTGGTGGGCACCGACGGCGGCGACTTCACTCGTGCAACGAGCCGCTCGTTCGACTTCTCCAACCTCGCCTCGGAAGGCGTCTCCCGCCTCGAGGTCTACAAGACCGGACGGGCGGCGATCCCGTCGGGCGGTATCGGTGCGACGATTAACATCGTCACCCAGCGTCCGCTGGACGGCAGCGACACCGGCTTGCGCGGAAGCATCGGCGCCAAGGCGCTGTGGGACACCAGTCTCGACGACTTCAAGGTCACTCCGGAAGTCTCCGGCGTGGTCGGCTGGTCGAACGAGGCTGACACCGTCGGCTTCAGCTTCTTCGGTGCCTATCAGAAGCACAAGGGCGCAGCGGCGGCGGCGATTTCCAACGACTGGAACATCGCGCCGTTCAGCTCGATGCCGGGCCGCGGTCCGAACACCGTCATCACGAATGCGCCTTCGGATCCGAACCAGCTCGTCGCGATCCCGAACGACAGTCGCTACGACTATTCCGAATTCGATCGTGAGCGCATCAACCTGAGCGGCACCGCACAGTTCAGGCCCGTAGAGACGCTGACCATCACGGCAGACGTCCTCTTCGCGCAGAACAAGCAGAAGGAAGAGCGCGCCGAGCAGACCAACTGGTTCAACCGGCCATTCGACCATGTGACCTTCGACGACGACGACACGGTCGCGACCGCGATCTTCCTCGACGAGGGCAGCGGCTACGGCGTGAAGGATATCGGCTTCGAGCAGGTCTATCGCGCGGTGAAGACGAAGCTCACCAGTTATGGCCTGAACGCCAACTGGGAAATCGTGCCGGGCCTCACCCTTAACCTCGACGGCAATACGTCGAGATCGAAGACCACTCCGGACGCTCCGAACGGCACCAGCTCGACCTTGCTGGGCATGGGCGCTCCGGTCGTCGACGCGCACTCGGTCGACTACAGCGGCAAGATTCCGCTGCAGGACTGGACGCTTGACGACGTCAGCCGCGGAAACGGCAACGGGGTCCTCGACATCGGCGACCTCGGAACGCAGGTTGCTCGTACCGCGACCAACTTCCAGGAGCAGAAGGTCAACCAGTTCCGGGCCGACCTCGGCTGGGATTTCGGTGGCGGCGCCCGCTTCGACATCGGTGCCGCGCACATCAAGTCGAAGATGACCAGCACGCGTATCCAGACCCAGCAGCAGCTGGGCGACTGGGGCATCACGCAGGTGGGCGACATCCAGCAGTTCGCGGGCGACCTGGTCGACCAGTTCTGCCTAGGCTGCCAGTTCGATCACTTCCACCCGACGGATGCCGACATCGCTTTCCGCGGCAATGCGGTCGACATGTACAGCATCCTGTCGCCGCTTTACGCCGCGGACCGGTTCCCGCTCACTCCGGGGCCGGACGATTGCGACGCCACGACGCCTGGCCTCCAGCCTTGCGCCCCGAACGCCGTCGGCATCACGTCGAACGACTTTGATGAGGTCGAAGAGAAGATCACGTCCATCTACGCTCAGCTGAGCTGGAAGGGCGAGCTCGCAAGTCGGCCGGTCAGCGTCGTTGGCGGCATTCGCTGGGAGACCACCAAGGTGGACTCCTTCGCGCTGCAGGCCATTCCCGCCTACATCAAGTGGGACAGCGACAACGACTTCAGCCGCGTCATCAGCGCCACGGTGGGCAGCATCACGTCAGACGGTGAGTACACCAACTTCCTGCCGTCGGTGGACTTCCGGATCGAGCCGATGGACAACCTCGTTGCCCGCGTTTCGCTCAGCAAGACGCTCGCACGGCCGGACTACGGCAACCTGTTCGCGTCGGTTTCGGCCAACGCTCCGAACCGTCCGACCTTCCTCGGTGGTGTGGCAACCGGTGCGGGCGGCGATCCGAACCTGAAGCCGCTGGTTTCGAGCAACCTCGATATCAGCCTCGAGTGGTACTACGCCCCGTCGAGCTACGTCTCGGCCGGCTTCTTCGCCAAGAGCGTGAAGAACTTCGTCGGCCAAGGCACGTTCGACGAGGAGCTGTTCGACCTTCGTGACCCGAGCTCCGGCGCTGCCGGAAGCCGCTCGGGCACCGCGGTCAGTCAGCTCAACGGCCTCGGCGTTCCGATCAGTGACGTCAGCATGTTCACGTACACGGCGCTGCTCATCCAGAACGGCGGCAACGTCGCGGCGGCGGACTCGCAGTTCCTCGCGAACTACAATCCGACGACGCAGCAGCTGAACCAGGCTTTCGTCGATCAGGTTCTGGCGGCCGTGGACGTGATCCCGGATGGCACGGATCCGTTCTTCGTCTTCGCGGTTACCCGCCCGATCAACAACCGGACGGGCAAGATCTACGGCTTCGAGCTTCAGGGTCAGCACTTCTTCGGAGACAGCGGCTTCGGTGTCGCGGCCTCGTTCACGAAGGTGTTCGGCGACGTCGACTTCGACCGTGGTTCGCCCCCGGGGACGAACGTCTTCGCGCTGACGGGTCTCAGCGACAGCGCCAACATCACCGGCATCTTCGAGAAGTGGGGCTTCTCCGCCCGCGTTGCGTACAACTGGCGTGGCAAGTTCCTGTCGTCCGTGAACAACGGCGGTAGCCGCAACCCGCGGTACTACGAGCCGTACGGAACGCTCGACTTCTCGCTGGGCTATGACATCAACGACAACTTCGAGGTGACGTTCGAAGGCATCAACCTGCTCGGCGAAGACCTGCGGACCTACGGCCGCAGCACGAGGCAAATGTTCTTCGCTCAGGAAGGCCATCCGCGGTTCTACCTCGGTGCCCGGTACCGGTTCGGCGGGGAGAAGGCCGTTGCGCCGCCTCCGCCGCCTCCGCCTCCGCCGCCGCCTGCTCCGCCGCCTCCGGCGACGCAGACCTGCTCGGACGGATCGGTCATCCTGGCATCGGATACATGCCCGGCACCGCCTCCGCCGCCGCCTCCGCCGCCTCCGGCGCCCGAACGCGGCTGA